A stretch of Candidatus Zixiibacteriota bacterium DNA encodes these proteins:
- a CDS encoding HAMP domain-containing sensor histidine kinase: MKLGSLSPRTALVIFLVLVAFVLAMAAWWIIFMARLTDEKVDMAAQLGASAEYVEELHQQEIRRQIMLGSEGVVFLLLVLIGVWLIYRSLLQADRLRTRQENFLMAVTHELKTPLASIGIYIDTLQSDKIPAVRKQAVIPRIKQDLRRLERLVEDILEAGRFETGEFKLNLQSVDLAKLLNSAADSLADRGEPTSPRISRHIEPGVIVQADAPVVTRAIAAILDNTVKYSGGAAADVTITLRRNQRQAIITVTDKGVGIAKQELGPIFERFYRVGHEMTRASRGTGLGLYLCREMIRAHGGEVTARSEGPGLGSEFIITLPLERVK; the protein is encoded by the coding sequence ATGAAGCTCGGAAGTCTCTCCCCCAGGACAGCGCTGGTTATCTTCCTGGTTCTGGTCGCGTTCGTCCTCGCCATGGCGGCGTGGTGGATCATCTTCATGGCGCGGCTGACGGACGAGAAAGTCGATATGGCCGCCCAACTGGGTGCCAGTGCCGAATATGTGGAAGAATTGCACCAGCAGGAAATCCGTCGGCAGATCATGCTCGGCTCGGAGGGGGTGGTCTTTCTTCTACTCGTTCTGATAGGCGTCTGGTTAATCTATCGTTCGTTGCTGCAGGCGGATCGACTGCGCACGCGTCAGGAGAATTTCCTGATGGCTGTCACCCACGAACTGAAAACGCCGCTCGCGTCAATCGGCATCTACATCGACACCCTCCAGTCGGACAAGATTCCGGCCGTGCGCAAACAGGCGGTGATTCCGCGAATCAAACAGGACCTGCGACGGCTGGAGCGACTGGTGGAGGATATTCTCGAGGCCGGACGGTTTGAGACCGGTGAATTCAAACTCAACCTCCAATCCGTCGATCTTGCCAAATTGTTGAACTCAGCGGCCGACAGCTTGGCAGACCGCGGCGAGCCGACTTCGCCGCGGATATCCCGGCACATCGAACCAGGAGTCATTGTGCAAGCCGATGCTCCGGTGGTCACTCGAGCTATTGCCGCAATACTTGACAATACGGTCAAGTACTCTGGCGGCGCAGCCGCTGATGTCACCATTACGCTGCGTCGCAACCAACGCCAGGCGATCATCACGGTCACGGACAAGGGGGTGGGTATCGCTAAACAGGAACTGGGGCCGATTTTTGAGCGGTTCTATCGGGTCGGGCATGAGATGACCCGCGCCAGTCGCGGCACCGGCCTTGGACTTTATTTGTGCCGCGAGATGATTCGCGCCCACGGCGGCGAGGTGACCGCGCGCTCCGAGGGCCCTGGGCTCGGCTCCGAGTTCATTATCACGTTGCCATTGGAGAGGGTGAAGTGA